From a single Rosa rugosa chromosome 7, drRosRugo1.1, whole genome shotgun sequence genomic region:
- the LOC133723334 gene encoding acyl-coenzyme A oxidase 4, peroxisomal, with product MTIPPNQDDANKARTTYFNLPALDVSLAFPQATPAAIFPPCTSDYYQSNDLLTPEEQALRMRVRQSVEKEVAPIMAEYWEKAAFPFHIIPKLGALRIAGGTIKGYGCPGLSITASAIATAEVARVDASCSTFILVHSSLAMLTIALCGSEAQKQKYLPSLAELKTVACWALTEPDYGSDASALKTTATKVEGGWMLDGQKRWIGNATFADVLIIFARNTTTNQINGYIVNKNVPGLKATKIENKIGLRMVQNGDILLKQVFVPDEDRLPGVNSFQDTNKVLAVSRVMVCWQPIGISMGVYDMCHRYLKERKQFGAPLAAFQINQEKLVHMLGNVQAMILIGWRLCKLYETGKMTPGQASMGKSWISVKARETVALGRELLGGNGILSDFLVAKAFCDLEPIYTYEGTYDINSLVTGREITGFASFKPAALSKRSRL from the exons ATGACAATACCTCCAAATCAAG ATGATGCTAACAAAGCGAGGACTACTTATTTCAATTTACCTGCATTGGATGTCTCCCTTGCTTTCCCCCAAGCAACTCCGGCGGCTATATTTCCTCCTTGCA CTTCCGACTATTATCAATCTAATGACCTATTGACGCCTGAGGAGCAGGCTCTCAGGATGAGAGTAAGACAGTCTGTAGAGAAAGAAGTAGCTCCAATCATGGCGGAG TATTGGGAGAAGGCAGCGTTTCCATTTCATATTATTCCTAAACTTGGTGCCTTGCGAATTGCTGGGGGCACAATCAAG GGTTATGGGTGTCCCGGTCTTTCTATTACAGCAAGTGCTATTGCTACAGCAGAAGTTGCTAGAGTTGATGCTAGCTGTTCTACTTTCATCCTAGTTCATTCATCACTAGCAATGCTCACTATTG CATTATGTGGATCAGAGGCTCAAAAGCAGAAATATTTACCGTCTTTGGCTGAGTTAAAAACCGTAGCTTGTTGG GCTTTGACTGAGCCTGACTATGGAAGTGATGCAAGCGCCTTGAAAACAACAGCGACAAAG GTGGAAGGAGGTTGGATGCTTGACGGCCAAAAGCGCTGGATAGGAAATGCTACCTTTGCTGATGTGTTGATTATTTTTGCTAGGAATACAACAACAAATCAGATCAATGG ATATATAGTAAACAAGAATGTCCCTGGACTGAAagctacaaaaatagaaaataaaattggtTTGCGCATGGTTCAAAATGGAGATATTCTCTTAAAGCAAGTTTTTGTCCCTGATGAGGACAGGTTACCTGGTGTTAATTCTTTTCAGGATACCAACAAG GTACTTGCTGTTTCCCGTGTTATGGTTTGCTGGCAACCTATTGGTATATCTATGGGTGTCTATGATATGTGCCACAG GTATCTGAAGGAGAGGAAACAATTTGGAGCACCCCTAGCAGCTTTCCAAATCAACCAAGAGAAACTTGTTCATATGCTGGGTAATGTTCAAGCTATGATACTTATTGGTTGGCGCCTCTGCAAGTTGTATGAGACAGGTAAAATGACTCCGGGTCAGGCTAGCATGGGGAAG TCATGGATCAGTGTGAAAGCAAGGGAAACTGTTGCTCTAGGGAGGGAATTGCTTGGCGGCAATGGAATCTTATCCGATTTTCTAGTTGCAAAG GCTTTCTGTGATTTGGAACCCATCTACACCTACGAAGGCACCTATGACATCAACAGCCTAGTCACAGGTAGGGAAATCACTGGGTTTGCCAGCTTCAAACCAGCTGCATTGAGCAAACGAAGCCGCCTGTAG
- the LOC133720246 gene encoding uncharacterized protein LOC133720246 — protein MFAKRLLQKAVNHHHHSQHSSQQESMTSADLDLRVAAHYGVPSTASILAFDPIQRLLAIGTLDGRIKVIGGDGIEGLLISPKQLPYKYIEFLHNQGYLVSILNDNNIEVWNLEGRCLVCSLEWESNITAFSVIHGSNLMYVGDEYALLAVVKYDADEGILLQLPYHISADSLSEAAEFPFPTDQPIVGLLPQPGSSGNRVLIAYQNGLLILWDVSEAQIVFIGGGKDLQLKDGVVKPTDEVNIDSPENTIEHQLGEKEISALCWASSNGSILAVGYVDGDILFWNTSSAASIKGQQAVSSSNNVVKLRLSSSERRLPVIVLQWSTLNKSHNDSDGQLFIYGGDEIGSDEVLTVLTLDWSSGMGNLRCVGRTDLTLTGSFADMILLPNSATIAGNHRADAFVLTNPGQLHFYDETSLSALISQQEKKPSVSALEFPVVIPTTNPTMTAARLIRTATGENSLKSPSELSSVVNLGSLPTSLDGTKWPLTGGVPSHLSLSKSSGIERVYLAGYSDGSVRIWNATYPLLSFISVLEGEVQGIKVAGLSSPVSRMDFCSFTLNLAVGSESGLVRIYNLKGRSDGVKFLFVTETKCEAHSLSQGKGPQCRAVFSLTNSRVQALQFVKHGGKLAVGFECGHVAMLDTSSLSILFFIKDAYFSSSPIISMTWKEITNPQGLLKSSKLSETKSPVHPAEEVMFILTKDANIHLICGNTGNMIIPRPWHLKKESIAISMYVIDGRISASKVSDANPPEEASKDTSTKNESMAGSSPIPIDSLEVDQDYNSENAYSEERLLNSLILLCCVDSVRLYSTKSVIQGNNEPIRKVKHARPCIWTATLKKVEKVWGLTLLFQTGEIEIRSIPDLELVKESSLMSILRWNCKANMDKTMSSDDAHITLANGYETVFISLLAAENDFRIPDSLPCLHDAVLAAAADAALSVSLNQKKKQSTAPAILGGIVKGLKGGKMVQSGDSTATPKSRFDHLEGMFCKSQQWDSVPALDHQENLELNIDDIEIDEPLRMASTSTSHDVDNKRREGDSERDRLFQGGTSDTKPRVRTAEEVKAKYRKAEDASSVASQARNKLMERGQKLEKLSKRTEDLQNGAEDFSSMANELVKTLEARKWWHI, from the exons ATGTTCGCCAAGCGACTCTTACAGAAGGccgtcaaccaccaccaccattctCAG CATAGTTCGCAACAAGAAAGTATGACGTCAGCAGACTTGGACCTGCGAGTTGCAGCTCACTATGGTGTTCCATCCACGGCGTCCATTCTTGCTTTCGACCCCATTCAGCGGCTTCTTGCCATCGGGACATT GGATGGGAGGATTAAAGTAATTGGTGGTGACGGTATTGAAGGACTTCTTATATCCCCAAAACAATTGCCTTACAAATACATCGAG TTTCTACATAACCAGGGTTACTTGGTCAGCATCTTAAATGATAATAACATTGAG GTTTGGAATCTTGAGGGCAGATGCCTAGTTTGTTCTCTAGAGTGGGAATCAAATATAACTGCTTTTTCTGTAATCCATGGCTCGAACTTAAT GTATGTGGGCGATGAGTATGCTCTATTGGCTGTGGTAAAGTATGATGCTGACGAGGGAATACTTTTGCAGTTGCCATATCATATATCTGCAGATTCATTAAGCG AAGCTGCCGAGTTTCCATTTCCTACCGACCAACCGATAGTTGGACTTCTTCCCCAACCTGGTTCATCTGGAAATAG AGTACTGATTGCGTATCAAAATGGGTTGCTTATTCTTTGGGATGTTTCCGAAGCTCAAATTGTTTTTATTGGAGGTGGTAAGGATCTCCAACTAAAGGATGGAGTTGTTAAGCCTACTGATGAAGTCAATATAGATTCTCCAGAAAATACAATAGAACATCAACTGGGAGAGAAAGAGATAAGTGCTCTTTGTTGGGCATCATCCAATGGGTCCATTCTGGCTGTGGGATACGTAGATGGAGATATTCTGTTCTGGAACACGTCATCTGCTGCTTCCATTAAGGGTCAGCAAGCAGTGTCATCATCTAATAATGTTGTTAAGTTACGATTATCATCATCAGAAAGAAGACTTCCTGTCATTGTCTTACAGTGGTCCACATTAAATAAATCCCATAATGATTCTGATGGACAACTATTTATCTATGGTGGTGATGAAATAGGATCAGACGAAGTTCTGACG GTTTTGACTCTTGATTGGTCTTCTGGGATGGGGAATTTAAGATGTGTTGGCCGTACGGACCTTACCCTTACTGGTTCGTTTGCAGACATGATTTTATTACCAAATTCTGCAACAATTGCGGGTAATCACAGAGCTGATGCATTTGTGTTAACAAACCCTGGGCAATTGCACTTTTATGATGAAACCAGTCTCTCGGCCCTAATATCCCAGCAAGAAAAGAAACCATCTGTCTCTGCTTTGGAGTTTCCAGTGGTGATACCTACCACTAATCCAACCATGACTGCTGCCAGACTTATTAGGACAGCTACTGGGGAGAACTCGTTAAAGTCTCCATCAGAG TTATCCTCAGTTGTGAACCTTGGCTCACTACCAACTTCATTAGATGGTACAAAATGGCCCTTGACTGGGGGTGTGCCCAGTCACTTGTCTCTTTCGAAGAGTAGTGGTATTGAGAGAGTATATTTAGCTGGATATTCAGATGGATCTGTTCGGATCTGGAATGCCACCTACCCGCTCTTATCCTTTATCTCTGTTTTAGAAGGCGAG GTGCAAGGTATAAAAGTGGCTGGTTTAAGTTCTCCAGTATCGAGAATGGATTTCTGCAGCTTCACTTTAAACTTGGCTGTTGGCAGTGAATCTGGTTTG GTTCGAATTTATAACCTCAAAGGGCGTTCAGATGGGGTAAAATTCCTCTTTGTGACCGAAACCAAATGTGAAG CCCACAGTTTGTCTCAAGGAAAAGGACCTCAATGCAGAGCTGTTTTCAGTCTTACTAATTCCCGAGTTCAAGCACTTCAGTTTGTGAAGCATGGAGGTAAACTTGCTGTGGGATTTGAATGCGGTCAT GTTGCAATGCTGGACACAAGTTCCTTATCTATATTGTTCTTCATAAAAGATGCATATTTCTCTAGCTCCCCAATCATTTCAATGACTTGGAAAGAAATTACAAATCCTCAAGGCCTCTTGAAGAGTTCAAAGCTCTCGGAAACTAAATCACCAGTTCACCCTGCAGAGGAAGTAATGTTCATTCTAACCAAAGATGCAAATATACATTTAATTTGTGGAAACACGGGTAATATGATCATCCCTCGGCCATGGCACTTGAAAAAGGAGTCAATTGCAATTTCAATGTATGTTATAG ATGGCAGAATTTCAGCCTCTAAAGTATCTGATGCAAATCCGCCGGAAGAGGCTTCTAAGGATACTTCAACCAAGAATGAGTCTATGGCAGGCAGTTCTCCAATTCCTATAGATTCACTTGAGGTGGACCAGGACTATAATTCAGAAAATGCATACTCTGAAGAAAGATTGTTGAATTCACTGATTTTGCTTTGTTGTGTGGATTCAGTGCGATTGTACTCCACGAAATCTGTGATTCAG GGAAACAATGAACCCATTCGAAAGGTGAAACATGCAAGACCTTGCATTTGGACGGCAACTCTGAAAAAAGTTGAAAAAGTTTGGGGATTGACTTTGCTGTTTCAGACTGGAGAGATTGAAATTAG ATCTATTCCTGATTTAGAATTGGTGAAAGAAAGCTCCTTAATGTCAATTCTAAGGTGGAATTGTAAGGCAAATATGGATAAGACAATGAGTTCCGATGATGCACATATCACACTG GCAAATGGGTATGAAACGGTATTCATCTCTCTGTTAGCTGCTGAAAATGATTTCAG GATTCCAGATTCTTTGCCTTGTCTCCATGATGCAGTTCTTGCAGCTGCTGCAGATGCTGCATTAAGTGTCTCTTTAAATCAGAAGAAGAAACAG AGTACTGCCCCTGCAATATTAGGTGGTATTGTCAAAGGTTTGAAAGGAGGAAAAATGGTTCAGAGTGGAGATTCTACTGCAACTCCTAAATCCAGGTTCGATCATTTAGAAGGCATGTTTTGCAAGTCCCAGCAGTGGGACTCGGTCCCAGCTTTGGATCATCAAGAAAATCTGGAGCTTAATATAG ATgacattgaaattgatgaaCCTCTACGCATGGCATCTACTTCAACATCCCATGATGTTGATAATAAAAGGAGAG AAGGGGACTCAGAAAGGGATAGATTATTTCAAGGTGGGACTAGTGATACAAAGCCCAGAGTTAGGACTGCAGAAGAAGTTAAAGCTAAATATAGAAAAGCTGAG GATGCTTCTTCGGTGGCTTCCCAAGCAAGAAATAAGCTCATGGAGAGGGGGCAAAAACTTGAG AAACTCAGCAAGCGCACTGAGGATCTACAGAATGGAGCTGAAGATTTTTCATCAATGGCGAATGAGCTAGTCAAGACACTAGAAGCGCGAAAATGGTGGCATATTTAA
- the LOC133720247 gene encoding selT-like protein isoform X1 has translation MDRAQLVLVALPIFLFCRDIFNLFTPRPPKPTQYHYHQIVDPDEPDPDPQPEQQQILQEPLKFPVQQKSDGIGETGIGSTINIDFCTSCSYRGNAITMKNMLATSYPGITVILANHPASFSKRLLSKLVPVVQVGIIGTILGGEQIFQRLGMVPPPSWYESLKANRFGSIASSWLLGNFLQSYLHSTGAFEVFCNGELVFSKLKEERFPSEIELRDLVGKKLANLRKTPKADIK, from the exons ATGGATCGAGCTCAGTTGGTTCTGGTTGCGTTACCAATCTTTCTGTTCTGCAGAGACATTTTCAACCTTTTCACACCTAGACCTCCAAAACCTACCCAGTATCATTATCACCAGATTGTTGATCCTGATGAACCAGACCCTGATCCCCAACCCGAACAGCAACAGATTCTCCAAGAGCCGCTAAAATTCCCAGTTCAG CAGAAATCCGATGGCATTGGAGAAACTGGCATAGGAAGCACCATCAACATTGATTTTTGCACATCTTGTTCTTACAG AGGAAATGCAATAACAATGAAAAACATGCTGGCAACATCATATCCTGGGATCACTGTAATCCTAGCAAACCATCCTGCTTCATTTTCGAAACGTCTGTTGAGCAAATTGGTACCAGTTGTTCAAGTAGGAATCATCGGGACGATATtgggtggtgagcaaatttttCAGAGGTTGGGGATGGTGCCACCACCTTCTTGGTACGAGTCCTTGAAAGCTAATAGATTTGGGAGCATTGCAAGCAGTTGGCTTTTGGGGAACTTCCTCCAGTCCTACCTTCACAGTACAGGAGcttttgaagtcttttgtaatgGTGAATTG GTCTTTTCAAAGCTGAAGGAGGAGAGATTCCCCAGTGAAATTGAGTTGAGGGATCTGGTCGGGAAGAAGCTTGCTAATTTGAGAAAAACTCCAAAAGCTGATATCAAATAA
- the LOC133720247 gene encoding selT-like protein isoform X2: protein MDRAQLVLVALPIFLFCRDIFNLFTPRPPKPTQYHYHQIVDPDEPDPDPQPEQQQILQEPLKFPVQKSDGIGETGIGSTINIDFCTSCSYRGNAITMKNMLATSYPGITVILANHPASFSKRLLSKLVPVVQVGIIGTILGGEQIFQRLGMVPPPSWYESLKANRFGSIASSWLLGNFLQSYLHSTGAFEVFCNGELVFSKLKEERFPSEIELRDLVGKKLANLRKTPKADIK from the exons ATGGATCGAGCTCAGTTGGTTCTGGTTGCGTTACCAATCTTTCTGTTCTGCAGAGACATTTTCAACCTTTTCACACCTAGACCTCCAAAACCTACCCAGTATCATTATCACCAGATTGTTGATCCTGATGAACCAGACCCTGATCCCCAACCCGAACAGCAACAGATTCTCCAAGAGCCGCTAAAATTCCCAGTTCAG AAATCCGATGGCATTGGAGAAACTGGCATAGGAAGCACCATCAACATTGATTTTTGCACATCTTGTTCTTACAG AGGAAATGCAATAACAATGAAAAACATGCTGGCAACATCATATCCTGGGATCACTGTAATCCTAGCAAACCATCCTGCTTCATTTTCGAAACGTCTGTTGAGCAAATTGGTACCAGTTGTTCAAGTAGGAATCATCGGGACGATATtgggtggtgagcaaatttttCAGAGGTTGGGGATGGTGCCACCACCTTCTTGGTACGAGTCCTTGAAAGCTAATAGATTTGGGAGCATTGCAAGCAGTTGGCTTTTGGGGAACTTCCTCCAGTCCTACCTTCACAGTACAGGAGcttttgaagtcttttgtaatgGTGAATTG GTCTTTTCAAAGCTGAAGGAGGAGAGATTCCCCAGTGAAATTGAGTTGAGGGATCTGGTCGGGAAGAAGCTTGCTAATTTGAGAAAAACTCCAAAAGCTGATATCAAATAA
- the LOC133721351 gene encoding omega-3 fatty acid desaturase, chloroplastic-like, protein MASWVLSECGLRPLPQVSPRPRTRIAANPIKLPTLQKNNFADLGFGSTRISSGRFRRWGVKVSAPLKVASTEEDEAERMRVNGVNGDEEGIEFDPGSPPPFKLGDVRAAIPKHCWVKDPWRSMSYVVRDVLVVFGLAAAAVYMNKWYVWPLYWVAQGTMFWALFVLGHDCGHGSFSNNSKLNSVVGHLLHSSILVPYHGWRISHRTHHQNHGHVENDESWHPLSERIYRTLDKTTKMLRFTLPFPLLAYPFYLWNRSPGKTGSHFEPSSDLFVPIEKKDVITSTVCWIAMAALLVGLSFVIGPIQMLKLYGIPYLVFVMWLDLVTYLHHHGPEDKLPWYRGKEWSYLRGGLTTLDRDYGLINNIHHDIGTHVVHHLFPQIPHYHLVEATEAAKPVFGKYYREPKKSGPLPFHLLGSFITSLKKDNYVSDSGDVVYYQTDPELSSK, encoded by the exons ATGGCGAGCTGGGTCCTCTCAGAATGTGGCCTAAGGCCTCTCCCCCAGGTTTCACCCAGACCCAGAACCAGAATCGCCGCAAACCCAATAAAGCTTCCAACTTTGCAGAAGAACAACTTCGCAGATCTTGGATTCGGGTCGACCCGAATTTCAAGTGGGCGCTTTAGAAGGTGGGGAGTGAAGGTGAGTGCCCCATTGAAAGTTGCTTCTACAGAAGAAGATGAGGCAGAGAGAATGAGAGTCAATGGCGTTAATGGAGATGAAGAAGGGATTGAATTCGATCCGGGCTCACCTCCACCGTTCAAATTGGGTGATGTTAGAGCGGCAATCCCAAAGCATTGTTGGGTTAAGGACCCATGGAGGTCCATGAGCTATGTGGTTAGGGATGTGTTGGTGGTTTTTGGGTTGGCTGCGGCTGCGGTTTATATGAACAAGTGGTATGTTTGGCCTCTGTATTGGGTTGCTCAGGGGACCATGTTTTGGGCTCTCTTTGTTCTTGGTCATGATTG TGGACATGGAAGCTTTTCGAACAATTCAAAGCTAAATAGTGTGGTTGGACATCTATTGCATTCTTCCATACTTGTACCCTATCATGGATG GAGAATTAGCCACAGGACTCACCATCAAAACCATGGACATGTTGAGAATGATGAATCATGGCATCCG TTGTCCGAGAGAATTTACAGAACTTTGGATAAAACAACAAAAATGTTGCGGTTCACTTTGCCTTTTCCCTTGCTTGCATACCCTTTCTACCTT TGGAATAGAAGTCCAGGAAAGACTGGTTCTCATTTTGAGCCAAGCAGCGACCTCTTTGTCCCCATTGAGAAGAAAGATGTGATCACTTCCACTGTATGTTGGATAGCCATGGCTGCTTTGCTTGTGGGATTATCATTTGTGATTGGTCCTATTCAAATGCTTAAGCTCTATGGAATTCCCTACTTG GTATTTGTCATGTGGTTGGATTTAGTGACTTACTTGCACCATCATGGTCCCGAAGACAAGTTACCATGGTATCGTGGAAAG GAATGGAGTTATCTGAGGGGAGGGCTCACAACACTTGATCGTGATTACGGATTGATCAATAACATTCATCACGATATTGGAACCCATGTGGTCCATCATCTTTTTCCTCAAATCCCTCACTACCATTTAGTTGAAGCA ACAGAGGCGGCCAAGCCGGTGTTTGGGAAATATTACAGAGAGCCGAAGAAATCAGGACCTCTACCGTTCCACCTACTCGGAAGTTTTATAACAAGCTTGAAAAAAGACAATTACGTCAGTGACTCTGGGGATGTTGTGTACTACCAAACCGACCCCGAGCTTAGTTCAAAgtaa